From the Musa acuminata AAA Group cultivar baxijiao chromosome BXJ3-7, Cavendish_Baxijiao_AAA, whole genome shotgun sequence genome, one window contains:
- the LOC103991490 gene encoding NF-X1-type zinc finger protein NFXL1 produces the protein MRPDTADNNHHQHHHRNDRRPASGSSGGRIHHRPIVSGGNRQEWVPRGSAPSVAASTAAPAAANPIRPTAPAAAGPAHRHRPRQAHIPRPSLPPIVAAPSDDASDPSLPRLVQEIQDKLARGVVECMICYDMVRRSAPIWSCSSCYSIFHLHCIRKWARSPTSSDAPSASVDGSGDRAGWRCPGCQSVQSVLAKDLTYSCFCGSRGDPPNDLYLTPHSCGGPCRKPLDRTPAVPDADNDESRCPHVCVLQCHPGPCPPCKAFAPRRPCPCGKKTIVRRCSDRESPLTCRQQCDRLLSCGRHRCERICHTGACSPCRVLVTASCFCNKKIEIVLCGDMVVKGDVQTIGDGVFSCNSICGRVLSCGNHFCGEKCHPGPCGECELLPEKIKSCYCGKTKLENGRKSCLDPIPTCSGLCEKVLSCGIHRCREICHEGDCPPCMVLVDQRCQCRSSNRTVECYKVSRDAEIFVCDKSCGKKKNCGRHRCNERCCPLSRPGGELLGSDWDPHLCSMPCEKRLRCGQHSCQLLCHSGHCPPCLETTFTDLMCACGKTSIPPPVPCGTPAPSCPHPCLVPQPCGHPASHTCHFGDCPPCSVPVAKECVGGHVLLRNIPCGSKDIRCNQLCGKTRQCGIHACGRTCHPPPCDASFASGSGSGAKSSCGQVCGAPRRDCKHTCSAPCHPSEPCPDLRCDFPVTITCSCGRITASVPCSAGGSSSGFHVDTVLEASILQKLHVPLQPVEANVKKIPLGQRKLSCDDECAKMERKRVLAEAFDITPPNLDALHFGENSTASELLSDLFRREPKWVLAVEERFKFLVLGKTKGASGGLKVHVFCPMLKEKRDAIRHIAERWKLAVQAAGWEPKRFLVVHVTPKSRPPARILGFKPGVPITAQPPAFDPLVDMEPRLVVSMLDLPRDADISALVLRFGGECELVWLNDKNALAVFGDPARAATALRRLDHGSVYQGAAVVSSLPVLNAWGTGPKEGGVASKGSNSWKKVVSSESDSWGGEWSSSGADATVPSWKPTEAAPISTSSNPWSVLDSETTMNSVSTESAADRIMVSGVKGGSPETDGVVSTEQGAAVGNVEMHEEVDDWEEAYE, from the coding sequence ATGCGGCCAGACACTGCCGATAACAACCACCACCAACACCATCACCGCAACGACCGTAGGCCAGCCTCCGGCTCTTCCGGAGGCCGCATCCACCACCGGCCCATCGTTTCTGGCGGGAACCGCCAGGAGTGGGTCCCCCGTGGTTCCGCTCCTTCTGTAGCTGCCTCCAccgccgcccccgccgccgccaACCCCATCCGTCCCACTGCTCCGGCAGCGGCCGGACCTGCCCACCGACATCGGCCCCGCCAGGCCCATATCCCCCGGCCTTCTCTGCCGCCAATCGTTGCGGCTCCTTCGGATGACGCATCGGATCCCTCTCTACCGCGGCTGGTCCAGGAGATCCAGGACAAGCTGGCGAGGGGGGTGGTTGAGTGCATGATCTGCTACGATATGGTGCGGCGCTCGGCCCCGATCTGGTCGTGTTCCAGCTGCTATTCCATTTTCCACCTTCACTGCATTCGGAAGTGGGCCCGCTCCCCTACATCATCCGATGCCCCATCCGCCTCAGTAGACGGAAGTGGCGACCGCGCCGGATGGCGGTGCCCCGGATGCCAGTCGGTACAATCCGTCCTCGCCAAGGATCTCACCTACAGTTGCTTCTGTGGCAGCCGAGGGGATCCGCCGAACGATCTCTACCTCACCCCCCACTCCTGCGGTGGACCCTGCCGGAAACCTCTCGACCGGACTCCAGCGGTTCCCGATGCTGATAATGATGAGTCCCGTTGTCCCCATGTGTGTGTTCTTCAGTGCCATCCTGGGCCGTGCCCACCGTGCAAGGCCTTTGCCCCACGTCGGCCGTGCCCCTGCGGCAAGAAGACGATCGTCCGGCGGTGCTCCGATCGAGAAAGTCCCTTGACCTGCAGGCAGCAGTGTGATCGTCTCCTTTCTTGTGGCCGTCACAGGTGCGAACGGATTTGCCACACCGGCGCTTGCAGCCCCTGCCGGGTACTTGTCACAGCTTCTTGCTTCTGTAATAAGAAGATCGAGATCGTTCTTTGTGGTGATATGGTGGTGAAGGGTGATGTCCAAACTATTGGAGATGGGGTATTCTCTTGCAATTCTATCTGTGGTCGAGTTCTTTCTTGTGGGAACCATTTCTGCGGAGAGAAATGCCATCCGGGGCCCTGTGGTGAGTGCGAGTTACTGCCTGAGAAGATCAAGAGTTGTTATTGTGGAAAGACCAAATTGGAGAATGGAAGGAAGAGTTGCCTGGATCCGATTCCTACTTGTTCTGGACTTTGTGAAAAGGTCCTTTCTTGTGGGATCCATAGGTGCAGAGAGATTTGTCATGAGGGAGATTGCCCTCCTTGTATGGTACTGGTCGATCAGAGATGCCAGTGTCGGTCCTCAAATCGGACAGTGGAGTGTTACAAGGTTTCCAGGGATGCAGAAATTTTTGTTTGTGATAAGTCCTGTGGTAAGAAAAAGAATTGTGGGAGGCACCGGTGCAATGAGCGTTGCTGTCCTCTCTCTAGACCTGGTGGGGAGCTCTTAGGCAGCGATTGGGACCCCCACTTGTGCTCCATGCCTTGCGAAAAGAGGCTCCGGTGTGGGCAACATTCTTGCCAGTTGCTGTGCCACAGCGGGCACTGTCCGCCATGTCTTGAAACCACATTCACTGATCTCATGTGTGCTTGCGGAAAGACATCAATCCCACCACCAGTTCCCTGTGGTACCCCGGCACCATCGTGCCCCCATCCTTGCTTGGTTCCCCAACCATGTGGCCATCCTGCTTCCCACACCTGCCATTTTGGGGATTGTCCTCCATGCTCAGTGCCAGTTGCAAAGGAATGTGTTGGAGGGCATGTGTTGTTGAGGAACATACCATGTGGATCCAAGGATATCAGGTGCAATCAACTCTGTGGCAAGACTCGGCAATGTGGGATTCATGCTTGTGGTAGGACTTGTCATCCTCCTCCATGTGATGCTTCGTTTGCTTCAGGGTCTGGTTCTGGTGCGAAGTCTTCTTGTGGGCAGGTCTGTGGTGCGCCGAGGAGAGATTGCAAGCACACTTGCAGTGCTCCATGTCATCCTTCAGAGCCTTGCCCTGATCTTAGGTGTGACTTCCCAGTCACAATAACTTGTTCTTGTGGCCGTATTACCGCTAGTGTGCCTTGCAGTGCTGGAGGCAGCAGCAGTGGGTTTCATGTGGACACTGTGCTAGAAGCATCTATCCTTCAGAAGCTTCATGTTCCGTTGCAGCCAGTGGAAGCCAATGTGAAGAAGATCCCTCTTGGCCAGAGGAAGCTTTCTTGTGATGATGAGTGTGCTAAGATGGAGAGGAAACGTGTCCTTGCAGAGGCATTTGACATAACTCCTCCTAATTTGGATGCTTTGCATTTTGGTGAGAATTCAACAGCCTCCGAATTGCTTTCTGACCTTTTCAGGCGGGAACCAAAGTGGGTGTTGGCTGTGGAGGAGAGATTCAAGTTCTTGGTGCTTGGAAAGACAAAAGGTGCATCGGGAGGTCTTAAGGTACATGTCTTTTGCCCCATGTTGAAAGAGAAGAGGGACGCAATTAGACACATAGCAGAGAGATGGAAACTTGCAGTCCAAGCAGCAGGATGGGAGCCAAAGCGATTTCTTGTAGTACATGTGACGCCCAAGTCTAGACCACCAGCTCGGATATTGGGCTTCAAGCCTGGTGTTCcaataactgctcaacctccggcTTTTGATCCTCTAGTCGACATGGAGCCTAGACTTGTAGTTTCAATGCTAGACTTGCCTCGGGACGCAGATATAAGTGCATTGGTGCTAAGATTTGGTGGGGAATGTGAGCTGGTATGGTTAAATGACAAGAATGCGTTAGCTGTTTTTGGTGACCCAGCAAGGGCTGCAACTGCACTGAGGCGGTTAGATCATGGATCAGTTTACCAGGGTGCGGCTGTGGTTTCTAGTCTTCCAGTGCTTAATGCATGGGGAACAGGACCTAAAGAGGGTGGAGTTGCTTCAAAAGGCAGCAATTCATGGAAGAAGGTTGTTTCCTCTGAATCAGACTCTTGGGGCGGGGAGTGGTCGTCTTCTGGGGCTGATGCCACAGTGCCTTCTTGGAAGCCGACGGAGGCTGCACCTATCTCGACTTCATCAAACCCATGGAGTGTTCTTGATTCTGAGACAACTATGAATTCAGTGTCCACAGAATCAGCTGCTGACCGGATCATGGTTTCTGGTGTGAAAGGTGGATCACCTGAAACAGATGGTGTGGTCTCTACTGAACAGGGTGCTGCTGTTGGTAATGTAGAGATGCATGAAGAGGTGGATGACTGGGAAGAAGCCTATGAGTGA
- the LOC108953393 gene encoding uncharacterized protein LOC108953393 produces the protein MLMSGFCVARGVARRAADDEMALVRAAAWAWYQQGSGKVVRESDDGRRVGVDAARNMPRPSRYKLEALAASKVCPAIALLDVYDVEWITRELDRVTMASRSSTGGGDRHRRSAKDAAALEGMRRARGSWARHAVDICWSKGDVVEEAALSPRRWRQTPMTPVSKEVKQRFRGKGGGGHWESDKV, from the exons ATGCTGATGTCAGGTTTCTGTGTCGCACGGGGAGTGGCG CGGAGGGCGGCGGATGACGAGATGGCGTTGGTTCGGGCGGCAGCGTGGGCGTGGTACCAGCAGGGATCCGGAAAGGTCGTCCGGGAGTCCGACGACGGCCGGCGAGTCGGCGTCGATGCCGCCCGAAACATGCCTCGGCCGTCCCGCTACAAGCTAGAGGCGCTCGCCGCTTCAAAAGTCTGCCCGGCCATCGCCTTGCTCGACGTCTACGATGTCGAATGGATCACGAGGGAGCTGGATCGTGTCACCATGGCGAGCAGAAGCAGCACGGGAGGTGGAGACCGGCACCGGCGGAGTGCGAAGGACGCGGCTGCGTTGGAGGGGATGAGGAGGGCGAGAGGATCCTGGGCGCGGCATGCGGTGGATATATGCTGGTCGAAAGGGGACGTAGTGGAGGAGGCAGCACTGTCTCCGCGCCGGTGGAGACAGACGCCGATGACTCCGGTGTCAAAGGAGGTCAAGCAGCGGTTCCGTGGGAAAGGAGGAGGCGGCCACTGGGAGTCAGATAAGGTGTAA